A window from Megalobrama amblycephala isolate DHTTF-2021 linkage group LG21, ASM1881202v1, whole genome shotgun sequence encodes these proteins:
- the si:ch211-15p9.2 gene encoding pyruvate dehydrogenase [acetyl-transferring]-phosphatase 1, mitochondrial: MSSTSLHHLRHQWSLPRWTAAMQGYVTVNRTTLLHTRHFHSSKSTVCTPACTRPPTILNPRRKYNGQAKQMSLPQINHVLKANEYSLKANGYDGRYNGSIKGFDSNILPSNSPSEDRRSAATCLQNHGMLFGVFDGHAGSACAQAVSERLFYYIAVSLLPLKTLNDIEEAVESERPVLPVLQWHKHPNDYVSTDSGKLYFNSLRTYWQERIDLHEDDDNDIRTALRNAFKRLDNDISLEAQVDFGVPFAHFTPLRVALSGCTACVAHVDREDLHVANLGDSRAVLGVQGDDGRWSALTITNDHNAHNSDEMHRVLSEHPASEHKTVVKHDRLLGLLIPFRAFGDMKFKWSSELLNRIYEARPELMVGNENAKMLPPNYHTPPYLTAEPEITYHKLRPQDKFLILATDGLWELMHRQTVVQVLGEHLSDIQWKKPVSGLCFTVGQMYRLLQERKNRALSALEDENSATHLIRHALGSDGCGFIEPKRIAKMLSLPQDLARMYRDDITIIVIHFNS, encoded by the coding sequence ATGTCTTCAACTTCACTGCATCACCTCAGACATCAGTGGTCATTACCTAGATGGACAGCAGCAATGCAGGGATATGTGACTGTAAATAGAACCACTTTATTGCACACAAGGCATTTCCATTCCTCAAAATCTACAGTCTGCACACCAGCCTGCACACGTCCACCAACGATTCTAAACCCCAGAAGAAAATACAATGGCCAGGCAAAACAGATGTCACTCCCACAGATAAACCATGTTTTAAAGGCTAATGAGTATAGTTTAAAAGCAAATGGTTATGATGGACGGTATAATGGGTCAATAAAAGGGTTTGATAGTAATATCTTAccatcaaactccccaagcgaaGACCGTCGGAGTGCTGCAACATGTCTACAGAACCATGGCATGCTGTTCGGAGTGTTTGATGGTCATGCAGGGTCTGCTTGTGCACAAGCAGTTAGTGAACGTCTCTTCTACTACATAGCCGTGTCTCTACTTCCACTGAAGACTTTAAATGATATAGAGGAGGCTGTGGAGAGTGAACGGCCTGTGCTTCCGGTGCTGCAATGGCACAAGCATCCCAATGACTATGTTAGCACAGATTCTGGCAAACTATACTTCAATAGTCTGAGGACATACTGGCAGGAGAGGATCGACCTTCACGAGGATGATGACAATGACATACGAACAGCTTTGAGAAATGCTTTCAAGAGATTGGACAACGATATATCCTTGGAGGCCCAGGTGGACTTTGGGGTTCCCTTTGCTCATTTCACACCTCTCAGAGTGGCTCTGTCTGGATGCACAGCTTGTGTGGCTCACGTGGACCGAGAAGATCTTCATGTAGCCAATCTGGGTGACAGCAGAGCAGTTCTTGGGGTCCAAGGGGATGATGGGAGGTGGTCGGCTCTCACTATTACCAATGACCATAACGCCCACAACTCAGACGAGATGCATCGAGTTCTCTCTGAGCATCCTGCTTCAGAGCACAAGACAGTGGTGAAACATGACAGGTTATTGGGCTTGTTAATACCTTTCAGGGCTTTCGGAGACATGAAGTTCAAgtggagcagtgagctcttgaaTCGCATCTACGAGGCACGTCCAGAACTGATGGTCGGGAACGAAAATGCGAAAATGCTGCCTCCGAACTACCACACACCACCTTACCTCACAGCAGAGCCAGAAATAACATATCATAAATTGCGACCCCAGGACAAATTCTTGATTCTAGCTACTGATGGTCTCTGGGAATTGATGCATAGGCAGACTGTTGTGCAAGTCTTAGGGGAACACCTGTCTGACATCCAGTGGAAGAAGCCAGTTTCTGGACTATGTTTTACAGTGGGACAGATGTATAGACTGCTGCAGGAGAGGAAGAATAGAGCTCTCTCTGCTCTGGAGGATGAGAACAGTGCAACTCATCTGATTCGTCACGCTCTGGGCAGCGATGGCTGTGGCTTCATTGAACCTAAGCGTATAGCCAAAATGCTTAGTCTGCCCCAGGATTTGGCAAGAATGTACAGAGATGATATAACAATTATAGTCATCCACTTTAATAGTTAA
- the rbm39a gene encoding RNA-binding protein 39a isoform X2 gives MKDDNKSISTNGHEERSKKKKKSKSRSRSRERKRSRSRDRKKSHDHRRSRSRERKRSRSRERRRSRSRSRERGGRYRAPFAPDECENVFQRTITKYAEEFSCHPDLYLFSGLKFNGGPRGKTGPPPVIKLSRRRSRSRSPFKKDKSPIRQPIDNLTPEERDARTVFCMQLAARIRPRDLEEFFSAVGKVRDVRIISDRNSRRSKGIAYIEFVDATSVPLAIGLSGQRLLGVPIIVQASQAEKNRAAALANNLQKGSSGPMRLYVGSLHFNITEDMLRGIFEPFGRIDSIQLMMDSETGRSKGYGFITFADAECAKKALEQLNGFELAGRPMKVGHVTERTDASTASSFLDNDELERTGIDLGTTGRLQLMARLAEGTGLQIPPAAQQALQMSGSMVAMAAATAAMNPGLSFNINVPTNQALNLPSQPIATHCFQLSNMFNPNSENDPGWEIEIQDDVIEECNKHGGVIHIYVDKKSAEGNVYVKCPTIPAAMAAVSALHGRWFGGKMITAAYVPLPTYHNLFPESVQATQLLMPSRR, from the exons ATGAAG GATGACAACAAGTCCATAAGTACCAATGGGCACGAGGAGCGGAGCAAGAA GAAAAAGAAGAGCAAGAGTCGCAGCAGGAGTCGGGAGAGGAAAAGAAGCAGGAGTCGCGATCGCAAGAAGAGTCATGACCACAGGAGGAGCCGCAGCAGAGAGCGGAAGCGCAGCCGCAGCAGGGAGAGACGCCGCAGCCGTTCCAGGAGCAGGGAGCGTGGCGGTCGCTACAGAGCTCCATT TGCTCCTGATGAGTGTGAAAATGTCTTCCAGAGAACAATTACTAAGTATGCAGAGGAGTTTAGCTGCCATCCCGATTTATATCTGTT TTCTGGCCTGAAATTTAACGGTGGTCCCAGGGGGAAGACTGGCCCACCACCTGTCATCAAACTAAG CCGTAGAAGGTCTAGAAGCCGCAGTCCTTTCAAGAAAGACAAAAGCCCTATAAG ACAGCCTATTGATAATCTCACCCCAGAGGAAAGGGATGCGCGCACAGTGTTCTGCATGCAGCTGGCAGCTAGAATCCGACCACGAGACCTGGAGGAATTCTTTTCTGCAGTGGGAAAA GTGCGAGATGTGCGAATCATCTCTGACAGAAACTCCAGAAGATCCAAAGGAATTGCTTACATTGAGTTTGTAGATGCCACCTCTGTACCTTTGGCAATAGGCCTATCCGGTCAAAGACTTCTCGGAGTACCGATCATTGTCCAGGCTTCACAG GCTGAGAAAAACAGAGCAGCTGCATTGGCCAACAACTTACAGAAGGGCAGTTCAGGACCTATGAGACTGTATGTTGGCTCATTACACTTCAACATCACAGAAGACATGCTCAGAGGCATCTTTGAACCATTTGGAAGG ATTGATAGTATTCAACTGATGATGGACAGTGAAACCGGACGATCTAAAGGATATGGCTTTATCACG TTTGCTGATGCCGAATGTGCTAAGAAGGCTCTGGAACAGCTTAATGGCTTTGAGTTGGCTGGCAGACCGATGAAAGTGGGACATGTGACGGAACGCACTGATGCCTCCACCGCCAGCTCCTTCCTGGACAATGATGAGCTGGAGAGGACCGGTATTGATCTGGGAACTACGGGAAGGCTTCAACTTATGGCCAGACTGGCTGAAG GTACTGGTCTGCAGATCCCACCCGCTGCACAACAAGCCCTTCAGATGAGTGGCTCCATGGTAGCCATGGCTGCAGCTACTG ctgCTATGAACCCTGGATTGAGTTTTAACATCAACGTGCCCACAAACCAAGCTTTGAATCTACCATCGCAACCAATTGCAACACACTGTTTCCAGCTGTCTAACATGTTCAATCCAAACTC AGAAAATGATCCTGGTTGGGAAATCGAAATTCAGGATGATGTCATTGAAGAGTGCAACAAACACGGCGGAGTCATACATATATACGTGGACAAGAAATCCGCTGAA gGTAATGTCTATGTAAAGTGTCCCACCATTCCTGCTGCCATGGCTGCGGTCAGTGCGTTACATGGACGCTGGTTTGGAG gtAAAATGATCACAGCAGCTTATGTCCCTCTTCCTACATACCACAACCTTTTCCCAGAGTCAGTGCAGGCTACACAGCTTCTTATGCCCAGTCGCCGGTGA
- the rbm39a gene encoding RNA-binding protein 39a isoform X3, which translates to MADDLDIEAMLEAPYKKDDNKSISTNGHEERSKKKKKSKSRSRSRERKRSRSRDRKKSHDHRRSRSRERKRSRSRERRRSRSRSRERGGRYRAPFSGLKFNGGPRGKTGPPPVIKLSRRRSRSRSPFKKDKSPIRQPIDNLTPEERDARTVFCMQLAARIRPRDLEEFFSAVGKVRDVRIISDRNSRRSKGIAYIEFVDATSVPLAIGLSGQRLLGVPIIVQASQAEKNRAAALANNLQKGSSGPMRLYVGSLHFNITEDMLRGIFEPFGRIDSIQLMMDSETGRSKGYGFITFADAECAKKALEQLNGFELAGRPMKVGHVTERTDASTASSFLDNDELERTGIDLGTTGRLQLMARLAEGTGLQIPPAAQQALQMSGSMVAMAAATAAMNPGLSFNINVPTNQALNLPSQPIATHCFQLSNMFNPNSENDPGWEIEIQDDVIEECNKHGGVIHIYVDKKSAEGNVYVKCPTIPAAMAAVSALHGRWFGGKMITAAYVPLPTYHNLFPESVQATQLLMPSRR; encoded by the exons atggcCGATGATTTGGACATCGAAGCAATGCTAGAGGCTCCATATAAAAAG GATGACAACAAGTCCATAAGTACCAATGGGCACGAGGAGCGGAGCAAGAA GAAAAAGAAGAGCAAGAGTCGCAGCAGGAGTCGGGAGAGGAAAAGAAGCAGGAGTCGCGATCGCAAGAAGAGTCATGACCACAGGAGGAGCCGCAGCAGAGAGCGGAAGCGCAGCCGCAGCAGGGAGAGACGCCGCAGCCGTTCCAGGAGCAGGGAGCGTGGCGGTCGCTACAGAGCTCCATT TTCTGGCCTGAAATTTAACGGTGGTCCCAGGGGGAAGACTGGCCCACCACCTGTCATCAAACTAAG CCGTAGAAGGTCTAGAAGCCGCAGTCCTTTCAAGAAAGACAAAAGCCCTATAAG ACAGCCTATTGATAATCTCACCCCAGAGGAAAGGGATGCGCGCACAGTGTTCTGCATGCAGCTGGCAGCTAGAATCCGACCACGAGACCTGGAGGAATTCTTTTCTGCAGTGGGAAAA GTGCGAGATGTGCGAATCATCTCTGACAGAAACTCCAGAAGATCCAAAGGAATTGCTTACATTGAGTTTGTAGATGCCACCTCTGTACCTTTGGCAATAGGCCTATCCGGTCAAAGACTTCTCGGAGTACCGATCATTGTCCAGGCTTCACAG GCTGAGAAAAACAGAGCAGCTGCATTGGCCAACAACTTACAGAAGGGCAGTTCAGGACCTATGAGACTGTATGTTGGCTCATTACACTTCAACATCACAGAAGACATGCTCAGAGGCATCTTTGAACCATTTGGAAGG ATTGATAGTATTCAACTGATGATGGACAGTGAAACCGGACGATCTAAAGGATATGGCTTTATCACG TTTGCTGATGCCGAATGTGCTAAGAAGGCTCTGGAACAGCTTAATGGCTTTGAGTTGGCTGGCAGACCGATGAAAGTGGGACATGTGACGGAACGCACTGATGCCTCCACCGCCAGCTCCTTCCTGGACAATGATGAGCTGGAGAGGACCGGTATTGATCTGGGAACTACGGGAAGGCTTCAACTTATGGCCAGACTGGCTGAAG GTACTGGTCTGCAGATCCCACCCGCTGCACAACAAGCCCTTCAGATGAGTGGCTCCATGGTAGCCATGGCTGCAGCTACTG ctgCTATGAACCCTGGATTGAGTTTTAACATCAACGTGCCCACAAACCAAGCTTTGAATCTACCATCGCAACCAATTGCAACACACTGTTTCCAGCTGTCTAACATGTTCAATCCAAACTC AGAAAATGATCCTGGTTGGGAAATCGAAATTCAGGATGATGTCATTGAAGAGTGCAACAAACACGGCGGAGTCATACATATATACGTGGACAAGAAATCCGCTGAA gGTAATGTCTATGTAAAGTGTCCCACCATTCCTGCTGCCATGGCTGCGGTCAGTGCGTTACATGGACGCTGGTTTGGAG gtAAAATGATCACAGCAGCTTATGTCCCTCTTCCTACATACCACAACCTTTTCCCAGAGTCAGTGCAGGCTACACAGCTTCTTATGCCCAGTCGCCGGTGA
- the rbm39a gene encoding RNA-binding protein 39a isoform X4 produces the protein MADDLDIEAMLEAPYKKDDNKSISTNGHEERSKKKKKSKSRSRSRERKRSRSRDRKKSHDHRRSRSRERKRSRSRERRRSRSRSRERGGRYRAPFRRRSRSRSPFKKDKSPIRQPIDNLTPEERDARTVFCMQLAARIRPRDLEEFFSAVGKVRDVRIISDRNSRRSKGIAYIEFVDATSVPLAIGLSGQRLLGVPIIVQASQAEKNRAAALANNLQKGSSGPMRLYVGSLHFNITEDMLRGIFEPFGRIDSIQLMMDSETGRSKGYGFITFADAECAKKALEQLNGFELAGRPMKVGHVTERTDASTASSFLDNDELERTGIDLGTTGRLQLMARLAEGTGLQIPPAAQQALQMSGSMVAMAAATAAMNPGLSFNINVPTNQALNLPSQPIATHCFQLSNMFNPNSENDPGWEIEIQDDVIEECNKHGGVIHIYVDKKSAEGNVYVKCPTIPAAMAAVSALHGRWFGGKMITAAYVPLPTYHNLFPESVQATQLLMPSRR, from the exons atggcCGATGATTTGGACATCGAAGCAATGCTAGAGGCTCCATATAAAAAG GATGACAACAAGTCCATAAGTACCAATGGGCACGAGGAGCGGAGCAAGAA GAAAAAGAAGAGCAAGAGTCGCAGCAGGAGTCGGGAGAGGAAAAGAAGCAGGAGTCGCGATCGCAAGAAGAGTCATGACCACAGGAGGAGCCGCAGCAGAGAGCGGAAGCGCAGCCGCAGCAGGGAGAGACGCCGCAGCCGTTCCAGGAGCAGGGAGCGTGGCGGTCGCTACAGAGCTCCATT CCGTAGAAGGTCTAGAAGCCGCAGTCCTTTCAAGAAAGACAAAAGCCCTATAAG ACAGCCTATTGATAATCTCACCCCAGAGGAAAGGGATGCGCGCACAGTGTTCTGCATGCAGCTGGCAGCTAGAATCCGACCACGAGACCTGGAGGAATTCTTTTCTGCAGTGGGAAAA GTGCGAGATGTGCGAATCATCTCTGACAGAAACTCCAGAAGATCCAAAGGAATTGCTTACATTGAGTTTGTAGATGCCACCTCTGTACCTTTGGCAATAGGCCTATCCGGTCAAAGACTTCTCGGAGTACCGATCATTGTCCAGGCTTCACAG GCTGAGAAAAACAGAGCAGCTGCATTGGCCAACAACTTACAGAAGGGCAGTTCAGGACCTATGAGACTGTATGTTGGCTCATTACACTTCAACATCACAGAAGACATGCTCAGAGGCATCTTTGAACCATTTGGAAGG ATTGATAGTATTCAACTGATGATGGACAGTGAAACCGGACGATCTAAAGGATATGGCTTTATCACG TTTGCTGATGCCGAATGTGCTAAGAAGGCTCTGGAACAGCTTAATGGCTTTGAGTTGGCTGGCAGACCGATGAAAGTGGGACATGTGACGGAACGCACTGATGCCTCCACCGCCAGCTCCTTCCTGGACAATGATGAGCTGGAGAGGACCGGTATTGATCTGGGAACTACGGGAAGGCTTCAACTTATGGCCAGACTGGCTGAAG GTACTGGTCTGCAGATCCCACCCGCTGCACAACAAGCCCTTCAGATGAGTGGCTCCATGGTAGCCATGGCTGCAGCTACTG ctgCTATGAACCCTGGATTGAGTTTTAACATCAACGTGCCCACAAACCAAGCTTTGAATCTACCATCGCAACCAATTGCAACACACTGTTTCCAGCTGTCTAACATGTTCAATCCAAACTC AGAAAATGATCCTGGTTGGGAAATCGAAATTCAGGATGATGTCATTGAAGAGTGCAACAAACACGGCGGAGTCATACATATATACGTGGACAAGAAATCCGCTGAA gGTAATGTCTATGTAAAGTGTCCCACCATTCCTGCTGCCATGGCTGCGGTCAGTGCGTTACATGGACGCTGGTTTGGAG gtAAAATGATCACAGCAGCTTATGTCCCTCTTCCTACATACCACAACCTTTTCCCAGAGTCAGTGCAGGCTACACAGCTTCTTATGCCCAGTCGCCGGTGA
- the rbm39a gene encoding RNA-binding protein 39a isoform X1, which produces MADDLDIEAMLEAPYKKDDNKSISTNGHEERSKKKKKSKSRSRSRERKRSRSRDRKKSHDHRRSRSRERKRSRSRERRRSRSRSRERGGRYRAPFAPDECENVFQRTITKYAEEFSCHPDLYLFSGLKFNGGPRGKTGPPPVIKLSRRRSRSRSPFKKDKSPIRQPIDNLTPEERDARTVFCMQLAARIRPRDLEEFFSAVGKVRDVRIISDRNSRRSKGIAYIEFVDATSVPLAIGLSGQRLLGVPIIVQASQAEKNRAAALANNLQKGSSGPMRLYVGSLHFNITEDMLRGIFEPFGRIDSIQLMMDSETGRSKGYGFITFADAECAKKALEQLNGFELAGRPMKVGHVTERTDASTASSFLDNDELERTGIDLGTTGRLQLMARLAEGTGLQIPPAAQQALQMSGSMVAMAAATAAMNPGLSFNINVPTNQALNLPSQPIATHCFQLSNMFNPNSENDPGWEIEIQDDVIEECNKHGGVIHIYVDKKSAEGNVYVKCPTIPAAMAAVSALHGRWFGGKMITAAYVPLPTYHNLFPESVQATQLLMPSRR; this is translated from the exons atggcCGATGATTTGGACATCGAAGCAATGCTAGAGGCTCCATATAAAAAG GATGACAACAAGTCCATAAGTACCAATGGGCACGAGGAGCGGAGCAAGAA GAAAAAGAAGAGCAAGAGTCGCAGCAGGAGTCGGGAGAGGAAAAGAAGCAGGAGTCGCGATCGCAAGAAGAGTCATGACCACAGGAGGAGCCGCAGCAGAGAGCGGAAGCGCAGCCGCAGCAGGGAGAGACGCCGCAGCCGTTCCAGGAGCAGGGAGCGTGGCGGTCGCTACAGAGCTCCATT TGCTCCTGATGAGTGTGAAAATGTCTTCCAGAGAACAATTACTAAGTATGCAGAGGAGTTTAGCTGCCATCCCGATTTATATCTGTT TTCTGGCCTGAAATTTAACGGTGGTCCCAGGGGGAAGACTGGCCCACCACCTGTCATCAAACTAAG CCGTAGAAGGTCTAGAAGCCGCAGTCCTTTCAAGAAAGACAAAAGCCCTATAAG ACAGCCTATTGATAATCTCACCCCAGAGGAAAGGGATGCGCGCACAGTGTTCTGCATGCAGCTGGCAGCTAGAATCCGACCACGAGACCTGGAGGAATTCTTTTCTGCAGTGGGAAAA GTGCGAGATGTGCGAATCATCTCTGACAGAAACTCCAGAAGATCCAAAGGAATTGCTTACATTGAGTTTGTAGATGCCACCTCTGTACCTTTGGCAATAGGCCTATCCGGTCAAAGACTTCTCGGAGTACCGATCATTGTCCAGGCTTCACAG GCTGAGAAAAACAGAGCAGCTGCATTGGCCAACAACTTACAGAAGGGCAGTTCAGGACCTATGAGACTGTATGTTGGCTCATTACACTTCAACATCACAGAAGACATGCTCAGAGGCATCTTTGAACCATTTGGAAGG ATTGATAGTATTCAACTGATGATGGACAGTGAAACCGGACGATCTAAAGGATATGGCTTTATCACG TTTGCTGATGCCGAATGTGCTAAGAAGGCTCTGGAACAGCTTAATGGCTTTGAGTTGGCTGGCAGACCGATGAAAGTGGGACATGTGACGGAACGCACTGATGCCTCCACCGCCAGCTCCTTCCTGGACAATGATGAGCTGGAGAGGACCGGTATTGATCTGGGAACTACGGGAAGGCTTCAACTTATGGCCAGACTGGCTGAAG GTACTGGTCTGCAGATCCCACCCGCTGCACAACAAGCCCTTCAGATGAGTGGCTCCATGGTAGCCATGGCTGCAGCTACTG ctgCTATGAACCCTGGATTGAGTTTTAACATCAACGTGCCCACAAACCAAGCTTTGAATCTACCATCGCAACCAATTGCAACACACTGTTTCCAGCTGTCTAACATGTTCAATCCAAACTC AGAAAATGATCCTGGTTGGGAAATCGAAATTCAGGATGATGTCATTGAAGAGTGCAACAAACACGGCGGAGTCATACATATATACGTGGACAAGAAATCCGCTGAA gGTAATGTCTATGTAAAGTGTCCCACCATTCCTGCTGCCATGGCTGCGGTCAGTGCGTTACATGGACGCTGGTTTGGAG gtAAAATGATCACAGCAGCTTATGTCCCTCTTCCTACATACCACAACCTTTTCCCAGAGTCAGTGCAGGCTACACAGCTTCTTATGCCCAGTCGCCGGTGA